The following nucleotide sequence is from Psychroflexus torquis ATCC 700755.
GGTCCATTTTCCCGATTGAGATCTTCGCCTCTGCTTCTATAATTACTCGTTCTAGATTGTTCGAATCCTCCTGTTTTGTAGTCTTGATCTAGCACATTATTGACCACTGCAAAAAAACCTACGAAGTAATCTTTCACTTTCCAAGATTTCCCACCTATCATATTCACGAGCATATAGTCATCAAAGCGTTCCTGCTTTAAAATATCCTTAGCTAGAACTTCATCATAATCATTATAAAGAATTCCATCGGTATCCAAAGCAAAATTATCAGATCGTAAAAGTCCACTTGGACTTATATAGGTATGAGAAAAGTGATTGACAGTGACGCCAAAATTCCAATATTGAGGATCTCGGTACTCAAAACCCAATTGGAATACACGTTCTGGACCACTAGGAACTCTCACATTTTTTAACTCGGTTTTACCATCGCCAAACCTCAGCTTCGCCTCTGGAAAGTTCTGACTGGACAAATACAAATTTGGATTACTATCGTAAATGTAGTGCCCAAAAGAGCCTGCTGCCTTAAGAGTTAATGTTGTGAGAACTTTAGCTTCTACACCAAATTCAGCCCCATAATGCAACCTGTCAATACCCGTCATGACTTCCTGCACAAAAGCATTATTTTGATTGTTAGCCACGGGTAGACCTGTTAATTCTTCTGTATAATAAAACCCAACATTGGTTTCATCTTGAAACCCAGTATAAAACCCCGTGATGCGCCCACTTATAATTGGAGATTTATAAATATAACTGAGATCTGCAGATTGAATTTTCACCTCCGTTATACCTTCAACTACATCTCCATTTTGTCTGGCGTTGCTGTAGGAATTCTGCAAAGTAGGTGCATTTTGAAAGTAAGCCGCATTTAGAGTAAAAACATGTCTTCCCGTTAACCTAAAAGTCGTGCCTCCTTTTAGAGCATAGGTTGTGAAATCCAATTCTTCTCCAAGACCAAAAGAACGATCTCCTGAGAAAAATCCATTTTCATATAAGCCTGTTCTTTGATAGGTTGTCTTCCCAAAGCTTAAGCCCGTGTAAAAATCTATACGTTTATATTGAAGTTGAGCTTGAGCAAACACATCATAAACTTCTGCATCTACCTTATAATTGTATTTATAACGTTCTCCTTCTAAAACAAGGCGATTAGGATTTCTGAGATCACTCTGAGCCAAATCTGTTCCTATCCCAGTAATCAATGCACTTTCCTCAGCAAAAAAATCTACATCTAAATAGTGGTCTCCGCCTAACAGATCTTCTAGCTGAGCAAAGTTTTCACTCTCGAGCTTCCTGTAGTTTAACCGACCATTAAGTGTTATATTTTCGGCTAATTTTACATCCAAAATAGTATTAGCCATGACTTGTTTGTCTTCAACACGATCGGATTGAATAGCATAAGTAGAATTTCCACCCCTATTTTGATTTAAGAAATTGGCAAAGTAAAGATCCTCCCATTGAAACTGACCATCGTTTTGAAACTCCCGCTGAGCTAAAAAAGCCCCTTGATAATCTAGTGGGGTCGGGTTAGGATCTCTTAAATAATAGCTTGGTAAGTTTTGATAATAAATAGGCGAAGGATTTCTTGCCCCGCCTAAATAGGCTTGTTCACCAGTATTAGGATCTGTAAATAATCGCGTGCCGCCGTTTTCTACGCGAGTGGTAGAGAAGAATCCAAATTGGTAGCCCACATTGGTATTTAAAGAAATATTATCGGCAATATCCCAATAGTGATTCAGCATAAAAACAGGCTCTTCGGTCTTACGAATTCTAGAATTGCGCTGAGCACCATCAAAGCTTCCCCAATTCGGATTGTATTCTATACCTTTTAAGTTGACAACTTCCTGAGTCACCGCCGTTCCTAATCCTCTTCTGTTGGGAGCATAAAAGCCTGTAAAATTGAGACTATGCTTATCATTAATTTGGTTTTCAACAGAAAGAGAAATAGAATTGGCATCGTATAAGGTTCCTTCTCTAAAGCCTTCCTCGCCATAACGTCTAGACAGCAAAACTGAATAGGACCAACCGCCATTGAGTAAACCAGAATTATAACTTCCCATAATTCTGCCCTGATAGCTTCTGTTGGAACTTGCGAAAGACACGCGCCCACCCTTTCTCATTTTGGAGGCTCTCATCATAATATTAGATACCCCAGCTACATCCCCAATGGTGTAATCGCTTGCTTCTGTGTTTTTTGAAAACACCCGATTTCTTTGCACATCGTTAAGTCCTCCCCAGTTCGCCCAATTGGGCCTTCCAGAAAACTGCTTGTTCATTTCCAAGCCATTAATTAGTAATTTACCATTGGCGTTATCTAAGCCTCTTGGGTTAAAAAAGGCAGCACTAAAATCAAATGCTGCAGCTCTTAAGTAGGTATCTTGAGACGAGGCTAAAAGACCAGAAATATTAAAAGAACTCGCATCGTCTCCGTCCAACTCATCATCGGATAAAGAAATGGTGCTTATTTGTCTGTTTTCCTCGCTTAAATCAATAGTGAGATAAATCTCACCAAGGTCTAGTAGTTCTCCTTCATTGATGATGATCGGAAATCGTTTAGACTCATAATTAGTGGAATTTACAGCCAAAATTTGCTCCCCTAAAGGCAAATCTTGAGAAACAAACGTAAATCTTCCTTGTTCATCGGTCAGTACTTTTATGCCCATCCCTTCAATAGAGATAGTTATCCCAGGGAGTGGCTGTTCTGTATCCATTTCTAAAATTGTGCCTTTAACATCAGTTTGCTGAGCAGTAGCAACTATTCCCATTAAGATAAGGGGAAATACATAAAACAGTAAATGAAATCTAAACATAACCGTCTATTATATATTAAAGTTAACATAAGTCTATTTATATAATGCAACTATTTAAATAAAAAAATATGTTATTTTTATATTTAAAACATATACTATACTTTATGTGTAATAAGTATGAGATGATTTCAAATCAGAAATTTCGAGGTCTTTTTTTGGGATTTATAGTCCTTTTGTCTAGCTGTTCTTCGGTGCAGAAGACAACGCCAACATCTCAAGAATCAGAAGAATTCCTTATCAATACTATAGGGTTTTACAATTTGGAAAATTTATTCGACACTGAAGATGACCCTACTAAATTTGATGAAAGTTCTCCCCTTATGGAAATCGCAGAAGGTGAACGCGAGACCATCTACAGAGCAAAAGTCGCAAATATGGCTAAGGTCATTGCTGACTTAGGGTCTGAAGTCACAGGAAAACCGCCGGCGGTGATTGGCGTATGTGAAGTTGAAAACTTTAACGTGTTGCAAGATCTAGTTAACGACCACTCCTTATCTGGCTACGATTACGGGATTATACATTACAACTCGCCAGATGCCAGGAGTATCGACGTCGCCTTGCTTTATAGAAAAAGTATATTCAGACCCATCCACTCCAAAGCCCACGAACTCGTGTTGTATAGCGATATCGATAGGACCAAACGGAAGTATACCAGAGATCAGCTTTATGTTAAGGGGAAATTGGACGGTGAGGAGATGCATTTTATCGTAAATCACTGGCCCTCTAGAAGAGGAGGCGAAAAACGCAGCCGCCCCAACCGAGTAAACGCTGCTAAACTCACTAAAAAAATTAAAGATTCTATACAAACCCAAGACCCCTATGCGAAAATCCTAATTATGGGAGATTTTAATGATGGCCCTTACAACGAAAGTATAAAAGAGGTTTTAGAGGCACAGGAATTTTCTGAAAATTTAGGAATAAGAGGGCTTTATAATCCCCTTGAAAAGCTCTTTAAAAAAGGCATAGGCACCATCGCTTGGAGAGATACCTGGGATCTCTTTGATATGATTCTGGTCTCGAGACCCTTAATTCACACCACCGATTATTCAAGCTATACGCTTTACCAGGCTAATATTTTTAATCCGTATTATCTACAAAATCCAAAAGGCCGCTTTAAAGGCTACCCCTTTCGCTCCTTTGCCGATGGTGGATTTACCAATGGCTATAGTGACCACTTTCCGGTCTACTTATATCTGATTAAGAAAAAACCAACAGAACCCTTGCCTTCAGACTAGAATTTCTATACCATAGTTCGTGTTGGTTTTTATATTCAGTTCAAATTTTTCAATTAACTTTGGAAATTCTAAACCTACAATAGCTCCGTAGTTCAATGGATAGAACAAAAGTTTCCTAAACTTTAGATCTAAGTTCGATTCTTAGCGGAGCTACTTTTTTTGAATTGAAACTTTTTATATAGCGGACTATTTTATTAGTTTATTCGAAAACAAGCTACCACAGTTATTGTCTCTCAACATCAGGAAAGCATATTTGTCATAATGAAGCCGACGTTTGGCTAAGAATGGTCGTCGTCTGCGGGCTTCAAACTTTTCAAGTTTCAAGAAAGTTGAAGCGGGCTACAACCCTTTAATTTAATTCTGTTTCGGCTATTTTTTTTATACATTGTTCTACACTGGCTTTTTACAACATCTCAACCATACTCACCCCATTACTCTTCTTGTTAATCATAATCTGTGTTGGTATTCTCTCCTTCAAATTTTCAACGTGAGAAATGATTCCTATCATTTTTCCATCCGACTGCAAAGTTTCCAATGTTGAAATTACTGTTTCAAGGGTATCTTTGTCTAATGTTCCGAAGCCCTCGTCAATGAATAGAGAGTCTATTTTTACATTTTTACTGGCTAAATCTGATAAACCAAGTGCTAAAGCCAGACTTATGATAAATTTTTCTCCTCCGCTTGACGTGTCGACCAATCGCGCTTGATCGGTTTGGTAATGGTCAATTAAATTGAAATTGAGTTCTTCTTTTGGCTTGTAAACTTCTTCCATTTTTAAGGAATACCGCTTGTTTAATTTGTACAAATGCACATTGGCCAAATCCAGTAAATGTTTTAGGGTTAATCGCTGAACGTAAACATTGAAAGCATCTTTGGAATTACCGATGATCTTAAATAATTCCCTCCAAACGTTACAAATTGCATCTTGGGCTTCAATCTGTTTGTAAACTTCTTGGTTTCTATCCTTAATTTCTTGGTCTTTTCTAAACGCTTCTTTTACTTCCCCTTTTTCTGCTGAAAAACCATCTCTTTTGATTTTTAAATCTTCAGAAAGTGCCTTGCTTTCTTCTTCTGTCGTTTCGAAGGTTTTCGTTTTATTTTGCTTTGAGATAGCTTTGAGATTTGTTTCCTTTAAGGTTTTTAATCTCAACTGTTTTTCCTTGATTCGCTCTTTGTTTTGGGTATGTTTTAGTTTTTGTTCTCTGCTTAACAACGCTTTTTCGATTGCTTCTTTTGATTCGAAATCACTTTCAGAAATTTGAGCATCCAGTGTTGATTTCAGTGAATCATACACCGTTTTTAAAACTACTTGTTCTTTCTTGTTCTCCAGTTTTATAGCTTTTTTTTCCCGTTGAAGATCTAACTGCTTCTGTAATTCTTTTTTACTCAATTCAAGTTTATCAGTCAATTTCTTTCTAATCAATAGCAGACTATTGCGTTTACGTTCTACTGTAATATCAAGTGGTAAAATGGCAATTCTATCTTTATTAAGTTGAACTGACTTCTTATCACTTTCTGTTATTGATTTCTTATGCTCATCATAAGCTTTTACTGATGTTTCAGTTCGCTTATCAATATCAATTAATCTGTTTTTAAATACTCTTAAATCACTTTTTAATTCATCTAAATTCTTCTGGGTTGAATTCAATTGTGTAATCTTTGCTTCAATTCCTTGAATAAATGAAGTTGTATCTTCTATGGATGGCAATTGATAATTGAAACGCGCTAATTTTTCTTTTAACTCATTTTCTAATCTTGCGCACGTTTTCGATAGTTCATCAATCGACTTTTTTTTGCTATCAATTTCAGCAGTCAAATTTTTAATTTTCTCTCCAAGTGAAACATCTTTTGTTTTTAATGCTTCGATGGATTGATTTTGAACTTTGAAATCCTCTGATAATTTATCTTTCTGCTTTTGTAATTGTTGAGCAGAATTAATCTGTCCAGTCATTGCCAACAATTTCGGTGTCGATTGATTGATTTCAATTTCAATTTTGGTTGAATTAGTCAATTCTGTATCAAGTTCCAATTGTTTTGCATTGAATTTGATCTCCTTTAATTCATCATTGAATGCTAATATCTGCTGGGATAAATACTCACTACTTGTCGTGAATTTTATCTCCTTTTTTTCTAAATCAGATTTATTGTTTTTTAAAACTTCTAATTCTTTCGTAAACTCATTGAGCTCATGCAAAGATTTTGAAACACCTACAGATTCCAAATGCTCAGTAAATGGATGTTCTTTGGATCCACATAATCCACAAGGTTGACCTGCAAATAAATTGTGACGATCGTCCTCGTATTTTGAAATGCTTTTTTCTAATTCATAAATCTTTTGAGCTTTTTCCACCAACTTTTCGTGGGTAAGGATTTCCTTAGATTTTGTTTCAAGCTCTTTTTTAAGTGTATCAATATCCGCACTGAGTTTTCCCTTTTGGGTTTGCGCTCTTTCTAATTCTTTTGTTTCTTTTAGGTATTGGACAGAAAACGTTTTCAATTGCTTCCATTTGGATATAATTTCAGCAAGTCTTTTTTCCTCGTTCAATAGATCCGATAAATTATCTTTGGCTAGTTGCTCTTTGATGATAGTGATTTCTCTATCAATCTTTTTAATTTCAGCTATTTTTGAATCAAGTAATTCTTTATTGGATGATAATTCACTTTTTGTAGTTTCAACTCCCTTCTTTTTCTGCTCAATGGTTGAAATGTTTTCATTTAACGCTTCTTTATTTCCATTTAAAGTCGCTAATGCTGCTGTCCAACTAGACATTTCTTGATTTACGGCTGTCAAGAATTTGTTTTGTGTGACAAAATCTTCGTCTATATTTATATTATTTTCTGCTTCCTTTGAGAGTTTAGAACACTCACTTTTCTCATCGCTCAATAATTTAAGCTCTCTTTGCACCTCATCAAGTAACTTTTTAGACTTTTGTTGATTGTCCGCTTCATTCTTTAATTGACCATCCAGTTTCGTAACCAAATCAAATTTTGGTTGCCAGGCTTCGTAGTTTTTGTCCTCTAAATCTAATTCTTCAATTTGTTTTTTAGTCAAACCTGTTAATTGCTCAATTTCAGGTTTGAGTTGCCTCAATTGTTCTTCTAAAAGTTTTAATTGATTCGTTTTTTCAAGACTCGCTTTTTCATTTCTATTGAAATTTTGAATCAGTTCTTTGAATGGTTCAGCTTTTTCATTTAAATCCAATAATTCAAATTCAGCTTTATGATTTTCAAATTCAATGATCACTACTCTAGAATCAAGTTCTAATTTTTCAGATTCATGGGTTAATTCTTTAGATTTTAAATACCAATTCACAATAGTTTGAATGGAATTCATCTCTTTTTCTGCTTCTAAAATATGAACAACGAGTTCTTTATTTTTTGTTGTTAGTTGGATCTTTTCTTCTTCAGAAAGAACATCATCAGCGTTGATTCTAGATTTAATTTCTCTCAAGGTATTTTCTTCCTTGGCTTTTCTATCTAGAATGGCTTGACCAATTTTCTTATAAATTTCTTCGCCAGTGATTTGTTCTAACAATCGACCTTTTTCTGGTCCTTTTGCCGTTAAAAACGAAGCAAATTCTCCTTGGGCCAACATTACAGATCTTAAAAACTGATCATAATCCAATTGTGTAACGCGAATAACATCTTCACTTACCGCT
It contains:
- a CDS encoding carboxypeptidase-like regulatory domain-containing protein, with protein sequence MFRFHLLFYVFPLILMGIVATAQQTDVKGTILEMDTEQPLPGITISIEGMGIKVLTDEQGRFTFVSQDLPLGEQILAVNSTNYESKRFPIIINEGELLDLGEIYLTIDLSEENRQISTISLSDDELDGDDASSFNISGLLASSQDTYLRAAAFDFSAAFFNPRGLDNANGKLLINGLEMNKQFSGRPNWANWGGLNDVQRNRVFSKNTEASDYTIGDVAGVSNIMMRASKMRKGGRVSFASSNRSYQGRIMGSYNSGLLNGGWSYSVLLSRRYGEEGFREGTLYDANSISLSVENQINDKHSLNFTGFYAPNRRGLGTAVTQEVVNLKGIEYNPNWGSFDGAQRNSRIRKTEEPVFMLNHYWDIADNISLNTNVGYQFGFFSTTRVENGGTRLFTDPNTGEQAYLGGARNPSPIYYQNLPSYYLRDPNPTPLDYQGAFLAQREFQNDGQFQWEDLYFANFLNQNRGGNSTYAIQSDRVEDKQVMANTILDVKLAENITLNGRLNYRKLESENFAQLEDLLGGDHYLDVDFFAEESALITGIGTDLAQSDLRNPNRLVLEGERYKYNYKVDAEVYDVFAQAQLQYKRIDFYTGLSFGKTTYQRTGLYENGFFSGDRSFGLGEELDFTTYALKGGTTFRLTGRHVFTLNAAYFQNAPTLQNSYSNARQNGDVVEGITEVKIQSADLSYIYKSPIISGRITGFYTGFQDETNVGFYYTEELTGLPVANNQNNAFVQEVMTGIDRLHYGAEFGVEAKVLTTLTLKAAGSFGHYIYDSNPNLYLSSQNFPEAKLRFGDGKTELKNVRVPSGPERVFQLGFEYRDPQYWNFGVTVNHFSHTYISPSGLLRSDNFALDTDGILYNDYDEVLAKDILKQERFDDYMLVNMIGGKSWKVKDYFVGFFAVVNNVLDQDYKTGGFEQSRTSNYRSRGEDLNRENGPLFGNRYFFGFGTTYYLSTYIRF
- a CDS encoding endonuclease; translated protein: MISNQKFRGLFLGFIVLLSSCSSVQKTTPTSQESEEFLINTIGFYNLENLFDTEDDPTKFDESSPLMEIAEGERETIYRAKVANMAKVIADLGSEVTGKPPAVIGVCEVENFNVLQDLVNDHSLSGYDYGIIHYNSPDARSIDVALLYRKSIFRPIHSKAHELVLYSDIDRTKRKYTRDQLYVKGKLDGEEMHFIVNHWPSRRGGEKRSRPNRVNAAKLTKKIKDSIQTQDPYAKILIMGDFNDGPYNESIKEVLEAQEFSENLGIRGLYNPLEKLFKKGIGTIAWRDTWDLFDMILVSRPLIHTTDYSSYTLYQANIFNPYYLQNPKGRFKGYPFRSFADGGFTNGYSDHFPVYLYLIKKKPTEPLPSD
- a CDS encoding AAA family ATPase; amino-acid sequence: MKILKIELQNLNSLKSDSPIVIDFENELFKDVGLYAITGSTGAGKTTILDAITIALYHNVPRFNNSKGTLLDVVSHGATDAFSRVTFENENTIYEAYWGMRLASKSGKLLVNPQEEVSLKNLTSNTILSSQKRAVSEDVIRVTQLDYDQFLRSVMLAQGEFASFLTAKGPEKGRLLEQITGEEIYKKIGQAILDRKAKEENTLREIKSRINADDVLSEEEKIQLTTKNKELVVHILEAEKEMNSIQTIVNWYLKSKELTHESEKLELDSRVVIIEFENHKAEFELLDLNEKAEPFKELIQNFNRNEKASLEKTNQLKLLEEQLRQLKPEIEQLTGLTKKQIEELDLEDKNYEAWQPKFDLVTKLDGQLKNEADNQQKSKKLLDEVQRELKLLSDEKSECSKLSKEAENNINIDEDFVTQNKFLTAVNQEMSSWTAALATLNGNKEALNENISTIEQKKKGVETTKSELSSNKELLDSKIAEIKKIDREITIIKEQLAKDNLSDLLNEEKRLAEIISKWKQLKTFSVQYLKETKELERAQTQKGKLSADIDTLKKELETKSKEILTHEKLVEKAQKIYELEKSISKYEDDRHNLFAGQPCGLCGSKEHPFTEHLESVGVSKSLHELNEFTKELEVLKNNKSDLEKKEIKFTTSSEYLSQQILAFNDELKEIKFNAKQLELDTELTNSTKIEIEINQSTPKLLAMTGQINSAQQLQKQKDKLSEDFKVQNQSIEALKTKDVSLGEKIKNLTAEIDSKKKSIDELSKTCARLENELKEKLARFNYQLPSIEDTTSFIQGIEAKITQLNSTQKNLDELKSDLRVFKNRLIDIDKRTETSVKAYDEHKKSITESDKKSVQLNKDRIAILPLDITVERKRNSLLLIRKKLTDKLELSKKELQKQLDLQREKKAIKLENKKEQVVLKTVYDSLKSTLDAQISESDFESKEAIEKALLSREQKLKHTQNKERIKEKQLRLKTLKETNLKAISKQNKTKTFETTEEESKALSEDLKIKRDGFSAEKGEVKEAFRKDQEIKDRNQEVYKQIEAQDAICNVWRELFKIIGNSKDAFNVYVQRLTLKHLLDLANVHLYKLNKRYSLKMEEVYKPKEELNFNLIDHYQTDQARLVDTSSGGEKFIISLALALGLSDLASKNVKIDSLFIDEGFGTLDKDTLETVISTLETLQSDGKMIGIISHVENLKERIPTQIMINKKSNGVSMVEML